A window of the Haloarcula litorea genome harbors these coding sequences:
- a CDS encoding DUF5611 family protein — MREYKMRRGEHLEDRVPDMEAFVEEYFGEVTDTEEHNGSDLLVVDEPDNPVFTRVVAGTVEYGSKKDKIALHIDERPAEEVIAEGHVDAAEDAVAVKNDFLEEATGRDAKARRDSMKRDVEDDADKPDNV; from the coding sequence ATGCGAGAGTACAAGATGCGACGCGGGGAACACCTCGAAGACCGCGTCCCGGATATGGAAGCGTTCGTCGAGGAGTACTTCGGCGAGGTCACCGACACGGAAGAGCACAACGGCAGCGACCTGTTGGTCGTCGACGAGCCCGACAACCCGGTCTTCACCCGCGTCGTCGCCGGCACGGTCGAGTACGGGAGCAAGAAGGACAAGATCGCGCTCCACATCGACGAGCGGCCCGCCGAGGAGGTCATCGCGGAGGGACACGTCGACGCCGCGGAAGACGCCGTCGCAGTCAAGAACGACTTCCTCGAGGAGGCGACCGGTCGGGACGCGAAAGCACGCCGGGACTCGATGAAGCGGGACGTCGAGGACGACGCCGACAAGCCCGACAACGTCTGA
- a CDS encoding ABC transporter ATP-binding protein: MTAPAIRARNLLKDYGDVQALDGLDLTVERGEFFGLLGPNGAGKTTFINTLVGLVHKDGGDAEVFGFDVEDDYREARDRIGLAPQEFNVDRFFPIVEVLEHKAGYHGIGGDEARDRAEEALKTVGIWDKRDTRFDWLSGGMKRRFVLARALVSDPDLLILDEPTAGVDVQLRHDLWDIINRMNDAGTTILLTTHYIEEAERLCDRVAIMDDGRKVEEAAPGELMARGTDTVDIGLADPPRTAPALDVEGVTDVAVTDDGLSVTAAGGSRTAPELLRRLERQGHTVTSLDIRRASLEEVFVDLTRDERDYAEVSA, translated from the coding sequence TACGCGCCCGGAACCTGCTGAAAGACTACGGCGACGTCCAGGCGCTGGACGGGCTGGACCTGACCGTCGAGCGCGGGGAGTTCTTCGGCCTGCTGGGTCCCAACGGGGCCGGTAAGACGACGTTCATCAACACGCTCGTCGGGCTCGTCCACAAGGACGGCGGCGACGCCGAGGTGTTCGGCTTCGACGTGGAGGACGACTACCGCGAGGCCCGCGACCGGATCGGCCTCGCGCCACAGGAGTTCAACGTCGACCGCTTCTTCCCGATCGTCGAGGTGCTGGAACACAAGGCCGGCTACCACGGCATCGGCGGCGACGAGGCCCGCGACCGGGCCGAGGAGGCGCTCAAGACCGTCGGCATCTGGGACAAGCGCGACACCCGCTTCGACTGGCTCTCCGGCGGGATGAAACGGCGGTTCGTCCTCGCTCGCGCGCTGGTCTCGGACCCGGACCTGCTCATCCTCGACGAGCCGACCGCCGGGGTCGACGTCCAGTTGCGCCACGACCTCTGGGACATCATCAACCGGATGAACGACGCCGGCACCACCATCCTGCTGACCACCCACTACATCGAGGAGGCCGAGCGCCTCTGTGACCGGGTGGCGATCATGGACGACGGTCGGAAGGTCGAGGAGGCCGCGCCCGGCGAGCTGATGGCGCGGGGCACCGACACCGTCGACATCGGACTGGCCGACCCGCCCCGGACCGCCCCCGCGCTCGACGTCGAGGGCGTCACCGACGTCGCGGTGACCGACGACGGCCTGTCGGTGACCGCCGCCGGCGGGAGCCGGACCGCACCCGAACTGCTCCGCCGGCTCGAACGGCAGGGCCACACCGTCACCTCGCTGGACATCCGCCGGGCGTCGCTCGAAGAGGTGTTCGTCGACCTCACGCGCGACGAGCGCGACTACGCGGAGGTGTCCGCGTGA
- a CDS encoding ABC transporter permease: MVGLWTLLHREVLRYVRRPRNTFLPPMITNVLYFTVFGVVLGERISGGDPEAFGGAGYVLFILPGLVVLGMVSNAFENASFSIFHGRWNEYIHEVLTSPLSHTEMVLAYVAASALRGVVVGLIIWGVGLVFTPVTVANPLFLAAFTLVIPTLFAAFGVIGGLWARDFDYLTVMNQFIIRPLVFFGAVFYPLSALEGVWRQVTLLNPMVYMVNGVRYGVIPEASAVSPVVSLAVLTGLTVAVVAVDVALVRRGYGLVD, encoded by the coding sequence CTGGTCGGCCTCTGGACGCTGCTGCACCGCGAGGTGCTCCGGTACGTCCGCCGGCCGCGTAACACGTTCCTGCCGCCGATGATCACGAACGTCCTGTACTTCACCGTCTTCGGCGTGGTGCTGGGCGAGCGCATCAGCGGCGGCGACCCCGAGGCCTTCGGCGGAGCCGGCTACGTCCTCTTTATCCTCCCCGGACTGGTCGTGCTGGGGATGGTCTCGAACGCCTTCGAGAACGCCTCCTTCTCGATCTTCCACGGCCGCTGGAACGAGTACATCCACGAGGTGTTGACCTCGCCGCTGTCGCACACCGAGATGGTGCTGGCCTACGTCGCCGCCTCCGCGCTGCGGGGCGTGGTCGTCGGCCTCATCATCTGGGGGGTCGGACTCGTGTTCACGCCCGTCACCGTCGCGAACCCCCTCTTCCTGGCGGCGTTCACGCTGGTCATCCCGACCCTCTTCGCCGCGTTCGGCGTCATCGGCGGCCTCTGGGCGCGTGACTTCGACTACCTGACGGTCATGAACCAGTTCATCATCCGCCCGCTGGTGTTCTTCGGGGCCGTCTTCTACCCGCTGTCGGCCCTGGAGGGGGTCTGGCGACAGGTCACGCTCCTGAACCCGATGGTGTACATGGTCAACGGCGTCCGCTACGGCGTCATTCCGGAAGCCTCGGCCGTCTCACCGGTCGTCTCGCTGGCCGTCCTGACCGGACTCACGGTCGCCGTCGTCGCCGTCGACGTGGCGCTGGTGCGGCGCGGCTACGGGCTGGTCGACTGA
- a CDS encoding DUF7093 family protein: MGLKCSVLGHAYGETTIEREREEQGSEVVITIQETETCERCGETRVVSENKEVTAIETPSDIAGDMVDAERDAVEDTDDADATEADEGEPDATTGESVADGDVDADEETEDAEFIDGASDDEQGVTAGTGEDDAFADTEPELEETGGEVDGDDAEILDDGDDADGGDEAGDAELGDPTTDVTVPDAEGEVETVTDSETDPETDDGVIIDEDGSERTTDDDREPGQWPSEPGDDGDDWSPEMLTDDQSGEDTDPDGSNGGTVAVSDGEFYCPECGFTTDAEASSLRAGDFCPECHKGSLVTGTE, encoded by the coding sequence ATGGGTCTCAAATGCTCCGTCCTCGGCCACGCGTACGGTGAGACCACCATCGAGCGCGAGCGCGAGGAACAGGGTAGCGAAGTAGTCATCACCATCCAGGAGACGGAGACCTGCGAGCGGTGCGGCGAGACGCGGGTCGTCTCGGAGAACAAGGAGGTGACCGCTATCGAGACGCCCTCGGACATCGCGGGCGATATGGTCGACGCCGAGAGAGACGCGGTGGAAGACACGGACGACGCCGACGCGACGGAGGCCGACGAGGGGGAGCCCGACGCGACGACTGGAGAGTCGGTCGCGGACGGCGACGTCGACGCCGATGAGGAGACCGAGGACGCGGAGTTCATCGACGGAGCGAGCGACGACGAGCAGGGGGTCACAGCGGGCACGGGAGAGGACGATGCCTTCGCCGATACCGAGCCGGAACTGGAGGAGACGGGCGGTGAGGTCGACGGTGACGACGCGGAGATCCTCGACGACGGCGACGACGCCGACGGCGGGGACGAGGCCGGCGACGCCGAGCTCGGCGACCCGACGACCGACGTGACGGTACCGGACGCCGAGGGGGAGGTGGAGACGGTGACGGACTCCGAGACCGACCCGGAGACGGACGACGGAGTCATCATCGACGAGGACGGCTCGGAGCGGACGACCGACGACGACCGGGAACCCGGCCAGTGGCCGTCGGAACCGGGCGACGACGGGGACGACTGGTCGCCCGAGATGCTGACCGACGACCAGAGCGGGGAGGACACGGACCCTGACGGATCCAACGGGGGGACGGTGGCGGTCTCGGACGGCGAGTTCTACTGCCCCGAGTGCGGGTTCACGACCGACGCCGAGGCGAGTTCGCTGCGCGCCGGCGACTTCTGTCCCGAGTGTCACAAGGGCTCACTGGTGACGGGTACCGAGTGA
- a CDS encoding PKD domain-containing protein yields the protein MHGRYVTLVGLLALAVAAGGAAASGNSPPLADAGLDQTVSVDTTVYLDANGSRDPDGSVAGVTWTIETPGDATTTPACPTCRQTTFTPSTTGRYDVTVTVTDDDGATRSDTLYVTATAAGSRSPRVGFDGPERAVAGRSTTLTAVANASEADLETVAWVVDGAVVDRRSLSGRNATPSLTHTFESSGTVPVRVVVYDALGHRGTASRDVAVGTALNGDPASNGSGPAGGGRSSDCDYHFHGECIGDIGSDLQYQLPGEEAVVVDTNDESGIQLYVDSAGEVRTASELGVDIENFEVTDGVYDLDALGDAMDEAHEQRQESTDRTGSGNGPTSSDSSTRTASDVTTGTTSEATDDDVGGCTIMCGAYSGEDSSESEGSSYRDITGGASNTGTSNENSEGDSSTGDDADDRPWRDGETSGTGGSDGDEGGDSGSSSSGGGGCAVAWNDVCMT from the coding sequence ATGCACGGACGGTACGTCACTCTGGTCGGCCTGCTCGCACTGGCCGTCGCCGCCGGCGGCGCGGCGGCGTCGGGCAACAGCCCGCCGCTGGCCGACGCGGGTCTCGACCAGACGGTCTCCGTCGACACGACGGTGTATCTCGACGCGAACGGGAGCCGCGACCCGGACGGCAGCGTCGCCGGCGTCACCTGGACGATCGAGACGCCCGGCGACGCGACGACGACACCGGCCTGCCCGACCTGCCGACAGACCACGTTCACGCCGTCGACGACCGGCCGCTACGACGTGACCGTCACCGTCACCGACGACGACGGCGCGACCCGCTCGGACACGCTGTACGTCACCGCCACCGCCGCCGGATCGCGGTCCCCGCGTGTCGGTTTCGACGGCCCCGAGCGAGCCGTCGCCGGCCGGTCTACGACCCTGACCGCCGTCGCGAACGCCTCGGAGGCCGACCTCGAGACGGTCGCGTGGGTGGTCGACGGTGCCGTCGTCGACCGGCGTTCACTCTCGGGACGGAACGCGACACCCTCCCTGACACACACGTTCGAATCGTCGGGAACCGTCCCCGTCAGGGTGGTCGTCTACGACGCACTCGGTCATCGGGGGACCGCGAGTCGGGACGTGGCCGTGGGTACGGCACTCAACGGCGACCCGGCGTCGAACGGGAGCGGTCCCGCCGGTGGCGGGCGATCCTCGGACTGTGACTACCACTTTCACGGCGAGTGCATCGGGGACATCGGGAGCGACCTCCAGTACCAACTGCCCGGCGAAGAAGCCGTCGTCGTCGACACCAACGACGAATCCGGGATTCAACTGTACGTCGACAGCGCGGGCGAAGTCCGAACCGCCAGCGAACTCGGCGTCGACATCGAGAACTTCGAAGTGACCGACGGCGTCTACGATCTAGACGCACTCGGTGACGCGATGGACGAGGCACACGAACAGCGCCAAGAATCGACCGACAGGACCGGTAGCGGTAACGGGCCCACTAGTTCGGATAGTAGCACACGAACCGCGTCGGATGTGACGACCGGAACGACCAGCGAGGCCACGGACGACGACGTCGGTGGCTGTACGATTATGTGTGGAGCGTATTCAGGGGAAGACAGTTCCGAGAGCGAGGGGTCCTCGTACCGCGATATCACCGGCGGTGCATCGAACACCGGTACCAGCAACGAGAACTCCGAGGGTGACAGTTCCACGGGCGACGACGCGGACGACCGGCCGTGGAGGGACGGGGAAACATCGGGTACCGGTGGTAGTGACGGCGACGAGGGAGGCGATTCCGGAAGCAGTAGTTCCGGTGGGGGCGGCTGTGCCGTCGCGTGGAACGACGTCTGTATGACCTGA
- a CDS encoding PPC domain-containing protein: MAVTPVGRSRSAVTSVLLALLLVTAGCSGLGVGQAGTEADRRATETSTSTATPTATPVQNGTDLRKMSFPDEQTGFSVLVTRRGELDGGDPQTDTGKYYEPVTFTAPANSTVHITMGSTTGDPYIRLLAPNGTVIGVNDDDGSSESAGLKTVTLPTAGQYTIVATSSEPGATFEYLLTIEKHTPPEEEEDETLEEKFADFNERERYNEFAFDYQKWVNSGGDNITNITNRGIYVDQDIVVVNFTADGQGYNAIDTWAVLTAGLENVTGYYAEPGHPVNETWIPDRIYYRAKLPNGGLYRTFYLDTDWALKAHRTDDPDPLTNGLLVTTKFGPAHDSYVAGANNSSASVESREDWPGNGTGD; encoded by the coding sequence ATGGCAGTCACTCCCGTCGGTCGGTCCCGGTCTGCAGTCACGTCCGTGTTGCTCGCGTTGTTGCTCGTCACGGCCGGCTGTAGTGGCCTCGGCGTCGGACAAGCCGGTACTGAGGCGGATAGACGTGCGACCGAAACGTCGACATCGACTGCCACTCCGACCGCGACGCCGGTACAGAACGGGACCGACCTCCGGAAGATGTCGTTTCCCGACGAACAGACCGGTTTCTCGGTCCTGGTCACTCGGCGGGGTGAACTCGACGGCGGGGACCCACAGACGGACACCGGAAAGTACTACGAGCCGGTGACGTTCACCGCGCCCGCGAACAGCACGGTCCACATCACGATGGGATCGACGACCGGCGACCCCTACATCCGTCTCCTGGCACCCAACGGCACCGTCATCGGCGTCAACGACGACGACGGATCCAGTGAGAGCGCCGGGTTGAAGACGGTCACGCTTCCCACCGCCGGTCAGTACACCATCGTCGCTACGTCTAGCGAACCGGGTGCGACCTTCGAGTACCTGCTGACAATCGAGAAGCACACACCACCCGAGGAAGAGGAGGACGAGACGCTGGAAGAGAAGTTCGCCGATTTCAACGAACGCGAGCGGTACAACGAGTTTGCGTTCGACTACCAGAAATGGGTTAATAGCGGCGGTGATAATATCACAAATATTACGAATAGGGGAATCTACGTAGACCAGGATATCGTCGTAGTGAACTTCACCGCTGACGGACAAGGCTACAACGCCATCGACACGTGGGCAGTCCTGACAGCTGGGCTGGAGAATGTAACGGGCTACTACGCAGAACCGGGACATCCCGTCAACGAGACCTGGATTCCCGACCGGATCTACTACAGAGCGAAGTTACCGAACGGTGGGCTGTATCGAACGTTCTATCTCGACACGGACTGGGCGCTGAAGGCGCACCGAACCGACGACCCCGACCCCCTCACGAACGGTCTGTTGGTAACCACGAAGTTCGGGCCGGCACACGACAGCTACGTCGCGGGGGCGAACAACTCCTCGGCCAGCGTCGAGAGCCGGGAGGACTGGCCGGGGAACGGGACCGGCGACTGA
- the npdG gene encoding NADPH-dependent F420 reductase, translated as MEIALLGGTGDIGEGLALRWASDTNHTVIVGSREVERAEGKAEEYETELASRGREVTVEGLGNEDAAARADVVVAAVPAYHLTDTVESIADDLGEAILVSPAVGMKRDEDGFHYNRPGPGSVTQLAANAAPAGTPVVGAFHNLAAGRLANLDAELDWDTVVVGDDADAKATVCELAEGIEGLRALDGGPIANAAEVEGLTPLLINVARHNDGLHDLGVRFQ; from the coding sequence ATGGAAATCGCGCTACTCGGCGGCACCGGCGACATCGGCGAGGGGCTGGCGCTCCGCTGGGCGTCGGACACGAACCACACGGTCATCGTGGGCTCCCGTGAGGTCGAACGGGCCGAGGGGAAAGCCGAGGAGTACGAGACGGAGTTGGCGAGTCGCGGCCGGGAGGTCACGGTCGAGGGGCTCGGCAACGAGGACGCGGCCGCGCGGGCCGACGTGGTCGTGGCCGCCGTCCCGGCCTACCACCTCACCGACACGGTCGAGTCGATCGCCGACGACCTGGGGGAGGCGATCCTGGTCTCGCCGGCCGTCGGGATGAAGCGCGACGAGGACGGGTTCCACTACAACCGCCCGGGCCCGGGCAGCGTCACACAGCTCGCGGCCAACGCCGCGCCCGCGGGGACGCCGGTCGTCGGCGCGTTCCACAACCTCGCGGCCGGCCGGCTCGCGAACCTCGACGCCGAGCTGGACTGGGACACCGTCGTCGTCGGCGACGACGCCGACGCGAAGGCGACCGTCTGCGAACTCGCGGAGGGGATCGAGGGGCTTCGGGCACTCGACGGCGGCCCGATCGCCAACGCCGCCGAGGTGGAGGGGCTGACTCCGCTGCTCATCAACGTCGCGCGGCACAACGACGGGCTGCACGACCTGGGCGTCCGCTTCCAGTAG
- a CDS encoding TIGR01548 family HAD-type hydrolase has protein sequence MQVDAVVLDIDGVLVDVADSYRRAVVESVERVYGDTIGDDGIQALKDAGGFNNDWLVTDAAALYVLATREGDVGPLSSVAEAAAERGGGLDAVEATLRARLTDDAGERVVEAWDPERLREVFQTLYLGSELYRELEDGEPAFDAPGYIHDEPVLVEEATLAALDERYAVGVVTGRPAAEADIALERAGLSVADEHRFTMDDWDEGKPHPHALVTLAERFDAERVAFAGDTLDDVRTAGNADAADDERVYYGVGILTGGLTGESGRRAFVDAGASAVVESVNDLSDLLS, from the coding sequence ATGCAAGTCGACGCGGTCGTGCTGGACATCGACGGCGTACTCGTGGACGTGGCCGACTCCTACCGGCGGGCGGTCGTCGAGTCCGTCGAGCGGGTATACGGCGACACTATCGGCGACGACGGCATCCAGGCACTCAAGGACGCCGGCGGGTTCAACAACGACTGGCTGGTGACGGACGCGGCGGCGCTGTACGTGCTGGCGACCCGAGAGGGGGACGTCGGGCCGCTGTCGTCGGTGGCCGAGGCCGCCGCCGAGCGCGGCGGCGGGCTGGACGCGGTGGAGGCCACACTCCGGGCCCGACTCACCGACGATGCGGGAGAGCGGGTCGTCGAGGCGTGGGACCCCGAGCGGCTGCGCGAGGTGTTCCAGACGCTGTACCTGGGGAGCGAACTGTACCGCGAGCTGGAGGACGGTGAGCCGGCCTTCGACGCGCCGGGCTATATCCACGACGAGCCGGTGCTGGTCGAGGAGGCGACGTTGGCGGCGCTGGACGAGCGCTACGCCGTCGGCGTGGTCACCGGGCGGCCCGCGGCGGAGGCCGACATCGCCCTGGAGCGGGCCGGGCTGTCGGTGGCCGACGAGCACCGGTTCACGATGGACGACTGGGACGAGGGCAAACCCCACCCCCACGCGCTCGTGACGCTGGCCGAGCGGTTCGACGCCGAGCGGGTGGCGTTCGCCGGCGACACGCTGGACGACGTGCGGACCGCGGGCAACGCGGACGCGGCCGACGACGAGCGGGTCTACTACGGCGTCGGCATCCTCACCGGGGGCCTGACCGGCGAGTCGGGCCGGCGGGCGTTCGTCGACGCGGGGGCCAGCGCCGTCGTCGAGTCGGTGAACGACCTGTCGGACCTGCTGTCGTGA